GAGTTTCAACACACGGAGAGAATATAAAGATTGAAAAAATCCCCCAGATGAAACCATAGCAAAAACCATATTTTAAATGCTATCTTAAGcagctaaataattaattaaattaaactaaatctaAGACCAATCAGTAGAGAAATGAACAGAAGTAATAACATACAGCAGTTGCTGTAGTAGTCAAGGATTTCAATCCAGCAGTGcatgcatgagcctcaggcAATGTTGAAAAATCATTAGCTTGCAATCTTTCCGTCACATCCATATAAAGCCATTTCAGCCACCCACCCACAAATCTGAAAGCATAAGCAGAAGCCAGCAAAGGGAAGAGCCTAGCCTgctgtgttttgtaatcaatcACCTAAATGGAAAAGCAAAACCGCACAATAAGCACACTACACTTAGAATGAAACTAATTCAaaccacattttttattttgaccagTCAATAGATCTAATTACAGAATTCAACATCatacaattatatttaatacaccAGATGAGGAGGAATCTTATCACACCTCCCATTACCTGTGTTTCTAGACCTCCATTATGTGATCCAAACTGTCTTCTAACAGCACTATATCTTGTAGCAATGCAAACTGCTCGAGACAAAGCAACTGATGCATCAGCTACGATTTTCTGTCTCACATTTACCATAGTACCATAAACTAATTGTCTTGGAACATTTGAGCTTACATATTTTCCTTCTCTGGTAACCTGTGAAACCCTGGTAGATTAAAAGAACAGAGCAGTTACCCCATGAATCTATTGGCAAAAGAGCAATGCTAGAAACACTCCCTTTGACACATTCACTTCAACACATTCTTTATCTCTATTATGGGATAAATTTCATGTGAGTCGCACCAAAAGCCTAGGCCCACTCTCTTTAGTGGGGCTAAAATGAAATTCACCCAATTAATGCAgtgctggaaaaaaaaaagtgtgtcaAAGGGTTAGTAGCTAGTATTTTCCATTGGGAAAAACTAACAAGCTCATCgtgacatttaaaaattattataaaaagtcATGATACTATATGCTCATTTTGTCACAGATCCTCCTCTTTCCCTCACCCTCAAAAAGTACTGATGAGTTCAACACAGGATGAACACAACCCTTTATTCCTGTTTCTATTTTGTTGATGGCAGTTAGCTATTCTTAACCATCTTTTCTATCTAGTTACCTATGTAAACAATCTGAAAGGAAACATTTAACAGGAAATATGGCAAACAAAGATGTTGCACTTTCAAGATTTGATtgttaaggttttttttatttttgagcatTTAGAAGTTTGTTTCTGCTTAAAAGTAAAATGCTCTCAATTCATGgagaaaataactttaaaaattcACTAATAAATTCACTGAAGATAATGATACTAAAGATTTTTTTGttcagtttttattattattagagttAGATTGAGTTTACCCCTATGAATTCACCTCACCCAATTTTAATGTGCTGCCCTGTGCtctaattttttgtcattttacccCCACAGATCATTCGAGTATTATGAATTATTAGAACCATAAAATCCGTTATGGTGAGGCTAGAGAAGGGACAATATGTAAAATAGAAATACCTCATTAACATTTGATTCCTTGGAATTCGTACATGGTCAAATCTTAGAACTCCATTGTCCATGGTGTTATAAGctgcatttccaaatttcatCCCAATATCACCAATAGTTATGCCTGGAAGAGGCAAGTGATCATCCAAGCTCCGCAGCTGGACGATGAAACCTTCAAATTGTAcaaataattagttaatttgCCTCTGAATCTAACACCAGAAACTTCGATGACTAAATTTGGCAATTACCATGCACTCCATGGTCTTCACCACCAATAATTAGACGGGCATAAGCAACAGCATGGGTGGATATTTTACCCAATCCACCAGGCCACCACTGTTTAAATCAATGTCAGAAGCATGATGTaaatccaaaattattttataacaagtAGAAGCAGTGAATGCATAAGAAAGGTACAACTCTTTTCCCTAAATGTTACTTGTTAAAGCACTTGGTAACATTGTAAGATGTAGAATCTTAAACggttaaaaatagtaaaagacCAGTAAAGGCTCACAGGAGTGATAACCCATTTCACTCACTTTGCTGGAAGTCAATGTGGGGCTATGGATAACAAATTCGTCTGTTTTGGGATCAAACGTTGCAGTTGTTTCTAGCCCTTGAACATTGGACCCATGACCCAGTTCAGTTTGGGCATAGCAACCAATTATTTGCATCCTATAAGCTAGAGGCAACCACTTCTGCTGCTGTTCGTCAGTGCCTTGTCCTTGGATAGCAGGCACAAACATTCCCTGCAAAAGAAtataaacaactaaaatttagtACACAAAGCAATGCtacccaaaatatatatattccacGGAAAGTGAAAACACCCGCtcaatattatatttctttgatctaacacacacatacacacattcatccatttttttttatgttatcaaTATATTTCTTCTGTATAGATAAGTTAAGACATGGAAGATAAGAATGCAATCAGGACAAGTAATTGAATTATACCCAATGAAGATCCGTAAATGCAGGTTGATCCACAAAAGATCTGAGCTTATAAGCTTCCTGTTCTGTAAGAACAATAGagaacaataaatattaatgtaatAGACAACTAAATGCGtccataggaaaaaaaaagatctGAAAACAAATGCAAAGTATACCAAGAGCAACAGAAAACTCACCATTAAGACGGAGCTCGTTGATCCTTTTCCATGCATAAGCTGCTTTTCTCAAGGTGTTTTTAAACAACTCCTTCCTATCAAGCGTGGTTCTATCATCCTTTCTGAACGCCTACAAATGATAGTCAACAAACCAGTCAAGGTTTCAGATTTTCAAAGAAGCTAATAATCCTCATGTATCACCAAACTAATAGAAAAGGTGAAGGAAACGGAAAGCGAGCTACTTCACATGCTAGAGTTGAAGTGTAGAACAGTTATTTGTGAAACATTTACTACCTGCTGACAGACCCTacgtaaaaaaatcatttttttaacttattggaGAAGGTtaattcactttttttcttcttcttctattagtgtttattgataaatttattcaaacaGAGCCTAcgtaaaaaatcatgtttttttttatagataaattcAGATTCAGAGAAACATAAGACTAAGATCACTTCAACAAAGTTGAGAAAAGGGATTGTAAAATTGAAGAAGGAAAGAGGAGAATTCACCGGATCGCTGGCAACAAGGCGAGAAATTCGATCCGAAAGCTCAAAGTCTTGACGAGAACCGGCCCAAATGATTTTCATGTCCTCAACATCGAACTGCGCCTTGTTCCTCTCGAAAGCCAAGTGGTCAACACCGTCTTCCATTCTTCTGATGTCGCAGCTTGTGGCTTTGGTTTCAGTGATTTGATGAATGATGATTGTATTGTGTTACAGACAGAAGCAGCAACTAGAATAGCGGATATTCCCGTTGGTCTATGTTTATGTTTTCAAAGtggcaaaagaagaaaaagcaaagaagaaaagaaaacgtgATAACGTTGACTCTTTTACCAGCGCTTTCTATTGGCCGACACGCACATTGGAACTGGATATTTccttctttcttattttcttttcatcctcTCATTTTCCCCACGTGATTCATTTGTCACTACTTTTCCTTTCACgttcatttatataatttttcttttctcatttttttcttcatatgctATTTGAATTAAGagtgaaataaagaaaaaactagaaataaaaatgataaaataaaaaaataaatgaattgaaaaaatgttattatatgaataaaaaagtataaaagaaaaaaaaatctctccaTTTATTAAAGTGAGTAAAAAAGGtggaaatataaatataaattatataaaatatttttatactaattaaaaaataatttttactctattattttttcttgatataataatttatcattataaaataatttgtttgattttcCGTCCATAATCGTACTCTTGTTTTCCGTCCAAATCATAATCACTTGTTTGATGTTAAAAGCAACACCTCATATGCACTGCTTTCCTTTTTCGTCCAAAATTATAGTTACCTTAGACCAAACATAACGTAGTGAAATCCACATATTTTTACTTCTCCTTCTTAATTTTCctccaaacaaataaataaaatatttaatatttaataacggCTTGCCTAGTGTCTGGGTGAAATTGTCTTTTTATTGGCTTTTGATTATATGGT
The nucleotide sequence above comes from Glycine soja cultivar W05 chromosome 11, ASM419377v2, whole genome shotgun sequence. Encoded proteins:
- the LOC114376396 gene encoding peroxisomal acyl-coenzyme A oxidase 1-like isoform X1; this encodes MEDGVDHLAFERNKAQFDVEDMKIIWAGSRQDFELSDRISRLVASDPAFRKDDRTTLDRKELFKNTLRKAAYAWKRINELRLNEQEAYKLRSFVDQPAFTDLHWGMFVPAIQGQGTDEQQQKWLPLAYRMQIIGCYAQTELGHGSNVQGLETTATFDPKTDEFVIHSPTLTSSKWWPGGLGKISTHAVAYARLIIGGEDHGVHGFIVQLRSLDDHLPLPGITIGDIGMKFGNAAYNTMDNGVLRFDHVRIPRNQMLMRVSQVTREGKYVSSNVPRQLVYGTMVNVRQKIVADASVALSRAVCIATRYSAVRRQFGSHNGGLETQVIDYKTQQARLFPLLASAYAFRFVGGWLKWLYMDVTERLQANDFSTLPEAHACTAGLKSLTTTATADGIEECRKLCGGHGYLCSSGLPELFAVYVPACTYEGDNVVLLLQVARHLMKTVSQLGSGNKPVGTTAYMARVEQLMQYHSDVEKAEDWLKPNVVLEAFEARASRMSVACAQNLSKFANPEEAGFQELAADLVDAAVAHCQLIVVSKFIEKLQQDIPGKGVKKQLEVLCSIYALFLLHKHLGDFLSTGCINPKQGSLASEQLRNLYSQVRPNAIALVDAFNYTDHYLGSILGRYDGNVYPKLYEEAWKDPLNDSVVPDGFKEYIQPMLKQQLRNARL
- the LOC114376396 gene encoding peroxisomal acyl-coenzyme A oxidase 1-like isoform X2 — encoded protein: MEDGVDHLAFERNKAQFDVEDMKIIWAGSRQDFELSDRISRLVASDPAFRKDDRTTLDRKELFKNTLRKAAYAWKRINELRLNEQEAYKLRSFVDQPAFTDLHWGMFVPAIQGQGTDEQQQKWLPLAYRMQIIGCYAQTELGHGSNVQGLETTATFDPKTDEFVIHSPTLTSSKWWPGGLGKISTHAVAYARLIIGGEDHGVHGFIVQLRSLDDHLPLPGITIGDIGMKFGNAAYNTMDNGVLRFDHVRIPRNQMLMRVSQVTREGKYVSSNVPRQLVYGTMVNVRQKIVADASVALSRAVCIATRYSAVRRQFGSHNGGLETQVIDYKTQQARLFPLLASAYAFRFVGGWLKWLYMDVTERLQANDFSTLPEAHACTAGLKSLTTTATADGIEECRKLCGGHGYLCSSGLPELFAVYVPACTYEGDNVVLLLQVARHLMKTVSQLGSGNKPVGTTAYMARVEQLMQYHSDVEKAEDWLKPNVVLEAFEARASRMSVACAQNLSKFANPEEGFQELAADLVDAAVAHCQLIVVSKFIEKLQQDIPGKGVKKQLEVLCSIYALFLLHKHLGDFLSTGCINPKQGSLASEQLRNLYSQVRPNAIALVDAFNYTDHYLGSILGRYDGNVYPKLYEEAWKDPLNDSVVPDGFKEYIQPMLKQQLRNARL